One genomic window of Motacilla alba alba isolate MOTALB_02 chromosome 3, Motacilla_alba_V1.0_pri, whole genome shotgun sequence includes the following:
- the LOC119698851 gene encoding uncharacterized protein LOC119698851, with product MAGWSPCGEPVPFTRLLLGRVADNTAPGKTQSHGFGETAEAGDRAGGGEPVAAGGDGSSAGEERSSRGETGQREEDGDVRAAAAWAELCFPVPANRRGAAGFVHGLSDFIPSQTVIQIHPTFRATANVRGGIGRKEVGREREREGGSTEAASFVSVPQLPIPGAHCILPPSGLWPCLVLFRALCVGRGEEGAGRPGVQKLRAEREG from the exons ATGGCGGGCTGGTCACCGTGCGGAGAGCCCGTGCCGTTCACACGTTTGCTCCTCGGAAGAGTCGCCGACAATACGGCTCCAGGGAAAACGCAGAGCCACGGATTCGGCGAGACGGCGGAGGCAGGGGACCGAGCAGGCGGAGGCGAGCCCGTCGCTGCTGGGGGAGATGGCAGCAGTGCCGGCGAGGAGCGGTCCTCCCGGGGAGAGACAGGACAGCGGGAGGAGGATGGGGACGTGCGGGCGGCCGCGGcgtgggcagagctctgcttccctgtgccGGCGAACCGGAGAGGAGCGGCTGGGTTTGTGCATGGACTTAGCGATTTCATCCCCTCCCAGACAGTAATTCAGATACACCCGACCTTTCGAGCCACTGCCAATGTACGAGGTGGaataggaaggaaggaagtagggagggagagagagagggagggagggagcacagaggCAGCATCCTTTGTCAGCGTCCCCCAGCTTCCTATCCCTGGGGCCCACTGCATCCTTCCCCCCTCCGGGCTATGGCCGTGCCTGGTACTCTTCCGAGCCCTGTGTGTTGGGAGAGGCGAGGAGGGGGCTGGGAGGCCAGGTGTACAGAAATTACGGGCGGAAAGGGAAGG GTGA